Proteins encoded together in one Nitrospiraceae bacterium window:
- a CDS encoding L,D-transpeptidase: MLPLLMVLASPFLNSAQSIPLFIPSQVFNSLSPDGTLDDASAYERQTRDKEIEFSPSQALKTASGHLPNPLPLTPQGTIYLLVDTSRHRLFVKEGDRILHEALASTGSGNTLADPRNPERTWTFETPKGTFSIQSKLEKPVWIRPDWAFIEQGDPVPEKMADRLQPGVLGKYALGFGNGYFIHGALYSNLLGQDVTHGCIQLHADDLQLVFETVQLGTPIIII, translated from the coding sequence ATGCTTCCCCTCCTCATGGTCCTCGCATCACCATTCCTGAATTCTGCCCAATCCATCCCGTTATTCATACCCTCCCAGGTTTTTAACAGTCTTTCTCCAGATGGAACTCTGGACGACGCATCGGCATACGAGCGCCAGACCCGTGACAAGGAAATTGAATTCTCGCCATCCCAAGCACTTAAAACCGCCTCCGGTCACTTACCAAATCCCCTGCCCCTCACACCGCAGGGCACAATCTACCTTCTTGTGGATACATCCCGGCATCGGCTTTTCGTGAAAGAAGGTGATCGGATTCTGCATGAAGCCCTTGCCTCAACCGGAAGCGGGAACACCTTAGCGGATCCCAGGAACCCGGAACGAACGTGGACGTTCGAAACTCCCAAGGGGACGTTCAGCATTCAGAGCAAGTTAGAAAAACCGGTGTGGATTCGTCCCGATTGGGCCTTTATCGAACAAGGCGATCCCGTCCCTGAAAAGATGGCTGATCGATTACAGCCGGGAGTACTCGGAAAATATGCGTTGGGTTTTGGCAATGGATATTTCATTCATGGAGCCTTGTACTCAAACTTATTAGGCCAGGATGTCACCCACGGATGCATTCAACTGCATGCTGACGATCTTCAACTTGTGTTTGAAACAGTCCAATTGGGCACTCCGATCATCATTATTTAA
- a CDS encoding Slp family lipoprotein, with translation MNNPTISSVLFVSLVFGGCSQYQGIPESLENQVNHTLDFTQIRENPDNYQGEFMVVGGEVLSVNRKQDATRIEVLQLPLNDDFTLANQRTKTQGRFIALSKGKDPFGSSGA, from the coding sequence ATGAACAATCCAACCATCTCATCTGTACTGTTTGTTTCGCTTGTGTTTGGTGGATGTTCCCAATATCAGGGGATCCCCGAGAGCTTGGAAAATCAAGTCAACCACACTCTGGATTTTACGCAGATTCGAGAGAATCCTGATAATTATCAAGGAGAGTTCATGGTCGTCGGAGGAGAAGTGCTTTCGGTCAATCGGAAGCAGGATGCGACCAGAATAGAGGTTCTCCAACTTCCACTGAACGATGATTTTACCCTGGCGAATCAGCGCACAAAAACGCAAGGACGATTCATTGCGCTATCGAAGGGGAAGGATCCATTTGGATCCAGCGGTGCTTGA
- a CDS encoding periplasmic heavy metal sensor, with product MAFIPRIKNLFRHDPGISGFLILLSMVFVLSACSHGGKSSTEGKPSHESYAHESKSPHATSNYVDHHHFSSTMEEELKLTDEQKEAFHRLRLDYDKMVVKKTADVRTAEVDLATLLGKDEPDRQAIAEQVKAIGAIKEDMMMARIDSLLKLRSVLSKDQYGKFREILHQRMNQVEGHSPHGGM from the coding sequence ATGGCGTTTATTCCTAGAATAAAAAACCTATTTCGTCATGATCCTGGAATAAGTGGTTTCCTTATTCTCCTTTCTATGGTTTTTGTCTTAAGCGCCTGTTCGCATGGTGGCAAAAGTTCTACCGAGGGAAAACCTTCTCATGAATCCTATGCGCACGAATCCAAATCTCCGCATGCAACTTCAAATTATGTGGATCACCATCATTTTTCCAGCACTATGGAAGAAGAATTAAAGCTGACCGATGAACAAAAGGAGGCTTTTCACCGGCTTCGACTTGATTACGATAAAATGGTCGTCAAAAAAACCGCTGATGTTCGAACGGCGGAAGTCGATCTTGCGACCCTGCTCGGAAAGGATGAGCCGGACCGTCAGGCGATTGCAGAGCAGGTCAAGGCCATTGGAGCAATTAAAGAAGATATGATGATGGCGCGCATTGATTCCCTGCTGAAGTTGAGGAGTGTGTTATCGAAGGACCAATACGGAAAATTTAGAGAGATCTTGCATCAACGCATGAATCAGGTAGAAGGACATTCCCCCCATGGTGGTATGTAG
- a CDS encoding tRNA-binding protein, which yields MQTISWDDFIKVELRVGRIESAALFPEAKKPAYILQVDFGRDIGMKKSSAQITDLYKPEELVGKLVVAVVNFPTKQIGPVMSECLVTGFHTEGGEVALCVPDKPVPLGTKLL from the coding sequence GTGCAGACCATTTCATGGGATGATTTCATAAAAGTCGAGCTTCGCGTCGGGCGCATTGAAAGTGCGGCGTTGTTCCCGGAAGCCAAAAAGCCTGCGTACATTTTGCAGGTTGATTTCGGCAGGGACATCGGCATGAAGAAGTCGAGCGCTCAGATCACGGATCTTTACAAACCGGAAGAGTTAGTGGGAAAGCTGGTTGTCGCCGTGGTGAATTTTCCAACCAAACAAATCGGTCCGGTTATGTCTGAATGCCTGGTCACGGGATTTCATACTGAGGGCGGAGAGGTGGCGTTATGTGTACCGGACAAGCCTGTTCCCCTGGGCACAAAGTTGTTATAG
- a CDS encoding nicotinamidase, whose translation MTEISHSLKSGDALLIVDVQKDFCPGGALAVKGGHRIVPVINRWIVAAKAKGVPVYASRDWHPIGHISFKVQGGPWPPHCIQGSDGARFHPDLALPDSTILVTKGVRFDQDQNSAFDQTGLAVQLNKDGIRRLWVAGLAEDVCVLATVLDARREGFEVVLIQNGTCPITSEGGEKARCQMQEASAHFAV comes from the coding sequence ATGACAGAAATCAGCCATTCCCTAAAATCCGGCGATGCCCTACTCATCGTCGATGTGCAAAAAGACTTTTGTCCCGGCGGGGCGCTTGCCGTTAAGGGCGGTCATAGGATTGTGCCCGTCATCAACCGGTGGATTGTAGCCGCAAAGGCCAAGGGCGTGCCGGTTTATGCCTCACGGGATTGGCACCCGATCGGCCACATAAGTTTCAAGGTACAGGGCGGCCCATGGCCGCCTCATTGCATTCAGGGCAGCGATGGCGCCAGATTTCATCCGGATCTGGCGTTGCCCGACTCAACCATTCTTGTGACGAAAGGTGTCCGGTTTGATCAGGATCAGAATTCCGCGTTCGACCAGACCGGCCTGGCTGTTCAGCTTAATAAAGATGGCATCCGCCGATTGTGGGTCGCCGGGCTTGCTGAGGACGTATGCGTCCTGGCGACGGTGCTGGACGCACGCCGGGAAGGTTTTGAAGTTGTGCTTATCCAAAACGGCACCTGTCCCATCACATCCGAAGGTGGTGAGAAAGCCAGGTGTCAGATGCAAGAAGCCAGCGCTCACTTCGCTGTTTAA
- a CDS encoding nicotinate phosphoribosyltransferase, translating into MRGNIASQPDMDAIVNAANAELRSGGGVAGAIHRAAGPGLEKEGRALAPIRPGQAVLTGAHHLPNRYVIHCLGPVYGRDEPAEALLANCYANALRLAEQWGIQSMAFPAISTGIFGYPIREAARVALKTVLEEVPRLSSVTHIRFVLFDEESQQRFERILGELSSSSAGKSSGTMGTPRDSLAGRGKHLEHFTFPTLPGLSTTPSMQDERGNGLALFTDLYELTMLHAYYEEGMMADAVFTLFVRRLPVRRNFLLACGVDTVLDYLETIRFSEEDLAYLDSLRQFSGSFLNWLRDFRFTGEVFAVPEGTPVFANEPILEIVAPLPQAQIVETFIMNQIHVQTVLASKAQRVVAAAEGRPVIDFGPRRMHGIDAALKAARAFWIGGVAATSNVLAGKLYGVPVAGTMAHSYVQSHENEATAFRVFTQLYPETVLLVDTYDTLAGVRKVIDLARALGPDFKVKAVRLDSGDLLNLSRKARRLLDDAGLRNVEIFASGGLDEDAIAALVSTRAPINGFGVGTSMGVSSDAPDLDIAYKLSEYAGKGRLKLSIGKPILPGRKQVFRIVEEGQDVRDVIACADEVTVGRPLLVPMMRNGKRLPERRVDLTTARQYAQEQISRLPERVRAITPADSPYPVEVSRKLAHLQQQIIKDLTNNRKGSI; encoded by the coding sequence GTGCGGGGAAATATCGCAAGTCAACCCGACATGGATGCGATCGTTAACGCGGCCAACGCCGAGTTGCGCAGTGGGGGCGGGGTTGCCGGAGCCATTCATCGCGCTGCAGGACCAGGGTTGGAAAAAGAAGGTCGGGCGCTGGCTCCTATCCGTCCCGGTCAAGCGGTGCTCACCGGAGCACATCATCTTCCCAACCGTTACGTCATCCACTGCCTCGGCCCGGTCTACGGTCGAGACGAGCCGGCTGAAGCGCTTCTTGCCAACTGCTACGCAAATGCCCTCCGCCTGGCTGAACAGTGGGGCATTCAGTCAATGGCCTTCCCGGCTATCTCTACCGGCATCTTTGGCTATCCAATTAGGGAGGCGGCACGAGTTGCTCTGAAGACGGTCTTGGAGGAAGTGCCACGATTGTCCTCCGTCACCCACATCCGGTTCGTGTTGTTCGACGAGGAGAGTCAACAGCGTTTTGAACGCATCCTCGGAGAACTTTCCTCCTCCTCCGCTGGGAAGTCATCTGGAACGATGGGAACCCCACGTGATTCTCTTGCCGGTAGGGGGAAACACCTCGAACATTTCACCTTTCCAACATTACCGGGTCTTTCAACGACGCCTTCTATGCAGGATGAAAGAGGCAATGGCCTTGCGCTCTTCACCGATTTGTACGAACTGACGATGCTGCATGCCTATTACGAGGAGGGCATGATGGCTGACGCCGTCTTTACCCTCTTCGTTCGGCGTCTACCCGTCCGGCGGAATTTTCTATTGGCATGTGGAGTGGATACCGTCCTCGATTATCTGGAAACGATTCGTTTCAGCGAAGAAGATCTGGCCTATCTGGACTCGTTAAGGCAGTTTTCCGGCAGTTTCCTCAACTGGCTTCGTGATTTTCGTTTTACGGGAGAGGTGTTTGCCGTTCCCGAAGGGACTCCTGTTTTCGCCAACGAACCGATCCTCGAGATTGTGGCGCCGTTGCCGCAGGCACAGATTGTGGAAACCTTCATCATGAACCAGATTCATGTCCAGACTGTGCTGGCTTCCAAGGCGCAGCGTGTCGTGGCTGCGGCGGAAGGACGCCCTGTGATCGATTTCGGTCCACGCCGGATGCATGGAATCGACGCCGCGCTCAAGGCGGCCCGTGCCTTCTGGATTGGTGGGGTTGCCGCGACCTCGAATGTCCTCGCGGGCAAACTGTATGGTGTGCCGGTCGCCGGAACCATGGCGCATAGCTATGTTCAGTCGCATGAAAACGAAGCAACAGCGTTTCGGGTATTTACTCAACTGTATCCTGAGACCGTGTTGCTTGTTGACACCTACGATACGTTGGCGGGCGTCCGGAAGGTGATCGATCTAGCGAGAGCCCTGGGTCCTGACTTTAAGGTCAAGGCGGTGCGTCTTGATTCCGGTGATTTGCTGAATCTTTCCCGAAAGGCACGCCGGCTGCTGGATGATGCGGGCTTGCGAAATGTCGAGATCTTTGCCAGTGGCGGTCTTGACGAAGATGCGATTGCGGCATTGGTGTCAACGAGGGCGCCGATCAATGGCTTTGGCGTGGGTACCAGTATGGGGGTTTCGAGCGATGCGCCGGATCTGGATATTGCCTACAAGCTTTCCGAATATGCCGGAAAGGGCCGACTTAAACTTTCGATAGGCAAACCGATCCTTCCCGGTCGCAAGCAGGTGTTCCGTATTGTGGAGGAGGGACAGGACGTGCGTGATGTGATCGCCTGTGCCGATGAAGTTACGGTTGGACGACCTCTTTTGGTTCCGATGATGCGAAACGGCAAGCGACTTCCCGAGCGAAGGGTCGACCTTACCACAGCACGACAATATGCGCAGGAACAAATTTCCCGTTTGCCCGAACGAGTGCGGGCCATTACCCCTGCCGATTCCCCTTATCCGGTCGAAGTGAGTAGAAAACTGGCCCACCTTCAGCAGCAAATCATCAAAGACCTTACCAATAACCGAAAAGGTTCCATCTAA
- a CDS encoding MBL fold metallo-hydrolase, producing MTMTNKQTGTNVHEIADGIYRINTPVVIEGAGGFSFNQYLIVDDEPLIFHTGPRKMFPFVREAVASVLPVKKLRYISLSHVEADECGSLNEWLAAAPQAVPLCGTVAAMVSINDLADLAPRPLTDGERLTLGKHSVRWFDTPHLPHAWECGLLMEEETSTLFCGDLFTQGGADHPTITESDILGPSEAFRHQMDYFSHTKNAGVLLEKLASSSPTTLACMHGSAWRGDGARLLRALADVLQA from the coding sequence ATGACCATGACGAATAAGCAAACAGGAACGAACGTGCATGAGATTGCTGACGGGATTTACCGCATTAACACACCGGTGGTGATCGAAGGTGCGGGCGGGTTCTCGTTTAACCAATACCTCATTGTGGATGATGAACCACTGATCTTCCACACCGGCCCAAGAAAAATGTTCCCATTCGTGCGTGAAGCGGTGGCGAGCGTGTTGCCGGTTAAGAAGCTTCGATATATTTCGTTGTCTCATGTAGAGGCCGACGAATGCGGGTCACTCAACGAATGGCTGGCCGCTGCTCCCCAGGCTGTGCCGTTGTGCGGGACGGTAGCGGCCATGGTTTCGATCAATGATCTTGCCGATCTCGCGCCTCGCCCACTAACGGATGGAGAGCGGCTCACTCTGGGCAAACACTCCGTGCGTTGGTTCGACACGCCGCATCTCCCTCATGCCTGGGAGTGCGGCTTACTGATGGAAGAGGAAACCTCCACGTTGTTCTGCGGCGATCTGTTCACGCAGGGAGGAGCTGACCATCCTACTATAACGGAGTCGGACATTCTTGGGCCAAGCGAGGCGTTCCGCCACCAAATGGATTATTTCTCACACACCAAAAACGCAGGGGTGCTTCTTGAGAAGCTGGCTTCGTCAAGCCCGACTACACTGGCCTGCATGCACGGCAGTGCCTGGCGTGGTGATGGGGCACGCCTACTTCGCGCGCTTGCTGATGTACTTCAGGCATAA
- a CDS encoding ATP-binding protein, whose translation MSDFEKLGVFYLGRPYDLATKSAKPGLLLYDSKDLVTHAVCVGMTGSGKTGLCIGLLEEAAIDNIPAIIIDPKGDIANLLLTFPDLHGSDFLPWINHDDAKKKALTPEAFADKEAAKWKAGLESWGQDGARIAKLREAADFLVYTPGSTAGLPVSILQSFAVPSSNILEDAELLGDRVGTTATSLLNLVGLDADPLQSPEHILLANVLKTSWEAGQDLTLSSLIQQIQTPPFSKLGVMDLESVFSSKDRFALAMRFNNLLGAPGFSAWLEGQPMDIDQILHSPTGKPRIAIFSIAHLNDTERMFFVSLLLTQMVSWMRNQSGTTSLRALLYMDEVFGFFPPIKNPPSKAPMLTMLKQARAFGLGVVLATQNPVDLDYKGLGNTGTWFIGRLQTERDMARVLDGLEGAAANSQGHFNRQKMEQIISGLGNRVFLLNNVHDDGPEIFETRWALSYLRGPLTRTQIKTLMDPVKASLSNPAASPASTKILAAASQSHTGTPPQGNATHPPVLPPDIRQYFIPIRGARSADVSLMYYPRLYGAASVHYQDAKTKLDEVREVQALVEITTGPVPVHWDQADALDIPPADLNTHSADRAQFGELPGAATQAKSYKEWEKDFEDWIYRTQTLDIYRNASLGMTSDPHESERDFRLRLQQLVRERRDEETDALRKKYAGKMTTLEDRIRRAEQAVERESEQAKQQKLQTVISIGATLLSVFMGRKTVSRSSMGQATTAVRGMSRTMKEGKDVDRAEENVDALQQQLAALEAELQEEIQSLTAQWDVETIPLETLNVRPKKSNISTKLVCLAWIPYWTGTNGQQTPAWL comes from the coding sequence ATGTCTGATTTTGAAAAGCTCGGAGTGTTTTATTTAGGGAGGCCATACGACCTCGCCACCAAATCAGCAAAACCCGGCCTCCTCCTTTATGACTCGAAAGATCTGGTCACCCATGCGGTCTGTGTCGGCATGACGGGTAGCGGCAAGACCGGCTTGTGTATTGGCCTGTTGGAAGAAGCCGCCATCGACAATATCCCGGCCATCATTATTGACCCCAAAGGCGATATCGCCAACCTCTTACTGACCTTTCCCGATTTGCATGGGAGCGATTTTCTTCCCTGGATCAATCACGATGACGCAAAGAAAAAGGCCCTCACGCCGGAAGCTTTTGCGGACAAGGAAGCAGCCAAATGGAAAGCGGGTTTGGAATCCTGGGGACAGGATGGAGCCAGAATCGCGAAACTCCGGGAAGCAGCGGACTTTCTGGTTTATACCCCAGGCAGCACGGCAGGACTTCCTGTATCCATTCTCCAATCGTTTGCCGTGCCCTCATCCAACATTCTTGAAGACGCAGAACTTTTAGGGGACCGGGTGGGCACCACGGCGACCAGCTTACTCAATCTGGTTGGTCTGGATGCCGACCCCCTGCAAAGCCCCGAACATATCCTGCTTGCCAATGTCCTGAAAACCTCCTGGGAAGCCGGACAGGACCTCACGCTTTCCTCGCTCATCCAACAAATTCAAACCCCGCCGTTTTCAAAGTTGGGCGTGATGGATTTGGAATCGGTTTTTTCCTCGAAGGATCGCTTCGCATTAGCCATGCGTTTTAATAATTTATTGGGAGCGCCAGGGTTCTCCGCATGGCTGGAGGGGCAACCGATGGATATTGATCAGATTTTGCATTCCCCAACCGGCAAGCCCCGCATCGCCATTTTTTCCATCGCGCACCTGAATGATACCGAGCGCATGTTTTTTGTCAGTCTCCTCCTCACTCAAATGGTCAGTTGGATGCGAAACCAATCAGGCACCACCAGTCTGCGCGCACTCCTCTATATGGATGAAGTCTTTGGCTTCTTTCCTCCTATCAAAAACCCGCCATCCAAAGCCCCGATGCTCACCATGCTAAAACAAGCTCGAGCCTTTGGCCTGGGCGTCGTGCTCGCGACTCAAAACCCGGTTGACCTGGATTACAAAGGGTTGGGGAATACGGGAACGTGGTTTATCGGACGACTCCAGACCGAACGGGACATGGCCCGCGTATTGGATGGATTGGAAGGCGCGGCGGCCAACAGTCAAGGACACTTCAACCGTCAGAAGATGGAGCAGATTATCTCCGGCCTCGGGAACCGGGTGTTTCTTCTGAACAACGTCCATGACGACGGGCCGGAAATTTTTGAGACCCGTTGGGCATTGTCCTATCTTCGAGGGCCGTTAACCCGGACGCAAATCAAAACCCTGATGGATCCGGTAAAAGCTTCACTTTCCAATCCTGCAGCTTCACCCGCATCCACCAAAATCCTAGCTGCCGCTTCTCAATCTCATACCGGAACACCTCCTCAAGGGAACGCCACGCATCCACCGGTTCTTCCTCCGGACATCCGCCAATATTTCATACCCATTCGGGGAGCCAGGTCCGCAGACGTTTCACTCATGTATTACCCACGACTGTATGGTGCCGCATCGGTCCATTACCAGGATGCCAAAACGAAATTGGATGAAGTCCGTGAGGTCCAAGCCCTTGTAGAGATAACCACAGGCCCGGTACCGGTCCATTGGGATCAAGCAGACGCTCTCGATATTCCACCTGCCGATTTGAATACCCATTCTGCTGACAGAGCACAGTTCGGGGAGCTGCCAGGCGCCGCCACCCAGGCAAAATCCTATAAGGAATGGGAAAAGGATTTTGAGGATTGGATCTACCGGACGCAGACCTTGGACATATACAGAAATGCCTCCTTAGGGATGACTTCCGACCCGCATGAATCGGAACGTGATTTCCGCCTTCGATTACAACAGCTCGTCCGCGAACGTCGGGATGAGGAGACCGACGCACTCCGAAAAAAATATGCCGGAAAAATGACGACACTCGAAGACCGGATCCGGCGGGCCGAACAGGCCGTCGAACGGGAATCCGAGCAAGCCAAACAACAAAAACTTCAAACGGTTATTTCCATCGGCGCGACTCTCTTATCGGTATTCATGGGCCGTAAGACCGTCAGCCGGTCTTCGATGGGCCAGGCCACGACCGCCGTTCGAGGCATGAGCCGAACCATGAAAGAAGGCAAGGATGTGGACCGTGCCGAGGAAAACGTGGACGCCCTTCAACAACAATTGGCTGCGTTAGAGGCGGAGTTACAAGAAGAAATTCAATCACTAACCGCACAGTGGGATGTCGAAACCATTCCCCTGGAGACTCTCAATGTGCGCCCCAAAAAGTCGAATATTTCGACAAAGTTGGTGTGTTTGGCATGGATCCCCTATTGGACAGGAACCAACGGCCAACAGACTCCAGCGTGGCTTTGA
- a CDS encoding DUF2780 domain-containing protein, producing the protein MELIQQLVNNLGVNEGQAKGGAGLLFNLAKNKLGAGEFQRLADKVPAVKDLLGAAPASSTTASAGGSMMGALGGLASSLGAGGLGEKMGGLENLANLASGFSQLGLSPDMIGKFLPIVLSFVQNQGGDSMKGLLEKVLKPAASTT; encoded by the coding sequence ATGGAATTAATTCAACAACTCGTCAATAATCTGGGTGTTAATGAAGGCCAAGCCAAAGGGGGCGCCGGTCTCTTATTCAATCTGGCCAAAAACAAATTAGGCGCAGGCGAATTCCAACGACTGGCGGACAAGGTCCCAGCTGTCAAGGACCTCTTGGGAGCAGCACCCGCTTCCTCCACAACAGCCTCTGCCGGTGGCAGCATGATGGGAGCGTTAGGAGGCCTCGCCTCTTCACTCGGAGCGGGGGGATTAGGCGAGAAGATGGGGGGATTGGAAAATCTTGCTAATTTGGCAAGTGGATTTTCGCAACTGGGATTAAGCCCCGACATGATTGGAAAATTTCTCCCGATCGTCCTTTCCTTCGTCCAAAATCAAGGCGGGGATTCCATGAAGGGTCTACTGGAAAAAGTCTTAAAGCCTGCGGCTTCGACTACCTGA
- a CDS encoding DUF2959 domain-containing protein — protein sequence MYFHTSSGGSWRLFPYLTWLIMLLGLSTFGCQSIYYDAMEKIGYHKRDLMVSDVEKARDAQQEAKEQFKSALDRFTKTLNIEGGELQDKYDVLNAEYEQSEAKAQAVRDRIASVEDVSEALFDEWEAELKEYSSAALRKNSQKQLTQTRTQYAQLIKAMKRAETKMDPVLAKFKDQVLFLKHNLNAQAIASLKSELVSVEGNIASLIKEMEASIQEADSFIASMEKEKA from the coding sequence ATGTACTTTCACACTTCTTCAGGAGGTTCTTGGAGACTCTTTCCTTACCTGACATGGTTAATCATGCTCTTGGGTCTGAGCACTTTTGGTTGTCAGAGTATCTATTATGATGCGATGGAAAAAATCGGGTACCACAAACGCGACCTGATGGTCAGTGATGTGGAAAAAGCTCGGGATGCCCAACAGGAAGCCAAAGAACAATTCAAATCCGCACTTGACCGGTTTACCAAAACCCTCAACATTGAGGGGGGTGAATTACAGGATAAATACGACGTCCTGAATGCGGAATACGAACAGAGCGAGGCCAAAGCCCAAGCGGTTCGGGATCGCATCGCGTCGGTGGAAGATGTCTCTGAGGCCTTATTCGATGAATGGGAGGCTGAACTGAAAGAATATTCCAGCGCCGCCTTGCGCAAAAACAGCCAAAAGCAACTTACGCAAACACGCACCCAATATGCTCAATTGATCAAAGCCATGAAACGGGCGGAAACAAAAATGGATCCGGTCTTGGCCAAATTCAAAGACCAAGTCCTCTTTCTGAAACACAATCTGAATGCCCAAGCCATCGCGTCGTTGAAAAGTGAGTTGGTATCGGTGGAAGGCAACATCGCCTCTCTCATCAAAGAAATGGAAGCGTCTATTCAAGAAGCCGATTCCTTTATTGCCTCAATGGAGAAAGAAAAGGCCTAA
- a CDS encoding GlsB/YeaQ/YmgE family stress response membrane protein — MGIISWIVFGLIAGILAKVIMPGKDPGGMIITILIGISGAMVGGMISTYFGYGDVTGFNWPSFGIAVGGAFLLLLVYRLIKGG; from the coding sequence TTGGGCATCATATCCTGGATCGTGTTCGGCCTCATTGCAGGGATCCTGGCAAAGGTCATTATGCCGGGAAAGGACCCTGGCGGAATGATTATCACCATCTTGATCGGGATATCCGGCGCCATGGTGGGCGGAATGATCAGCACGTATTTTGGCTATGGCGATGTCACCGGTTTTAATTGGCCCAGTTTCGGCATTGCCGTTGGCGGAGCCTTCCTCCTTCTTCTTGTCTATCGCCTAATCAAAGGAGGGTAA
- a CDS encoding DUF1318 domain-containing protein, which translates to MSHPPLSPQSTAHTFFFHPKSLVMMTLLLTTLTACGGPLVGVTVVDERTALENQVLGTYQELNQQVMLVASVRYIDPKGKLKQTQELPPGKKDVVRALQRVSFNKDDLNRYKSLGIIGENNEGGVTLLEPEKIQPDDRAFVENLIKEENEDRLAIMSRIVETNETLTPSELPRVHKMFAALNRDKALKGERIQLDNGTWTQKDATP; encoded by the coding sequence ATGTCCCACCCCCCATTATCGCCTCAGAGCACGGCACACACGTTTTTTTTCCATCCTAAGTCCCTGGTCATGATGACCCTCCTTCTGACCACCCTCACAGCGTGCGGTGGTCCTTTAGTCGGAGTGACCGTGGTTGATGAACGCACAGCCCTGGAAAACCAGGTGCTTGGGACGTATCAAGAACTCAATCAGCAGGTCATGCTGGTGGCGTCCGTTCGCTATATCGATCCGAAGGGAAAATTGAAACAGACCCAGGAACTTCCTCCTGGGAAGAAAGACGTCGTGCGTGCCCTCCAACGAGTGTCTTTCAACAAAGATGATCTCAATCGGTATAAATCATTGGGAATTATCGGAGAAAATAATGAAGGTGGTGTCACCCTCCTGGAGCCGGAAAAAATCCAACCGGACGATCGCGCATTTGTTGAAAATTTGATTAAGGAGGAGAATGAGGATCGGCTCGCAATTATGAGCCGGATTGTTGAAACCAACGAGACTCTGACACCTTCAGAATTACCACGAGTCCACAAAATGTTTGCCGCACTCAATCGGGATAAAGCCCTCAAGGGAGAACGAATCCAATTGGACAATGGGACATGGACTCAAAAAGACGCCACACCCTAA